One Molothrus aeneus isolate 106 chromosome 6, BPBGC_Maene_1.0, whole genome shotgun sequence genomic window carries:
- the CYB561A3 gene encoding lysosomal membrane ascorbate-dependent ferrireductase CYB561A3 isoform X3, with protein MLDVPFLPFCAFLGALGLLCVAMVGTWCQHWRGGFSLDGSSRTFNWHPVLMVTGLVVLYGAAALVYRIPHTWSGPKLPWKVLHGSLALGAFVLTVLGLAAVFCFHNSQGTPNMYSLHSWMGLGTVLLFSCQWAAGFGAFLLPWAPTWLRALYKPIHVFFGSTILMLSVASCLSGINEKLFFSLKNGTMAYKLLPAEAVFANTLGLLILIFGVLVVAALARPSWKRPDSDSPDSRQPLLSAER; from the exons CCATGGTGGGCACCTGGTGCCAGCACTGGCGCGGGGGCTTTTCCCTGGACGGCAGCTCCCGGACGTTCAACTGGCACCCGGTGCTGATGGTGACGGGCTTGGTGGTGCTCTACGGCGCAG CCGCCCTGGTTTACCGCATTCCCCACACGTGGAGCGGCCCCAAGCTTCCCTGGAAGGTGCTGCACGGCAGCTTGGCTTTGGGAGCATTCGTCCTGACCGTGCTGGGGCTGGCGGCTGTGTTCTGCTTCCATAATTCCCAAGGGACGCCCAACATGTACTCACTGcacagctggatggggctgggaacTGTCCTGCTCTTCTCCTGCCAG TGGGCAGCGGGTTTTGGAGCgttcctgcttccctgggctccCACCTGGCTCCGGGCACTCTACAAGCCCATCCATGTTTTCTTTGGCTCCACCATCCTCATGTTGTCCGTGGCTTCCTGCCTGTCAGGAATCAACGAGAAGCTTTTCTTCAGCCT GAAGAACGGGACCATGGCGTACAAGCTCCTGCCGGCTGAGGCCGTGTTTGCCAACACCCTGGGGCTCCTCATCCTCATTTTTGGAGTGCTGGTGGTGGCTGCCCTGGCCAGGCCCAGCTGGAAGCGTCCGGATTCCGACTCCCCGGACTCCCGCCAG cccctgctctctgctgagcGCTGA